One Ostrea edulis chromosome 2, xbOstEdul1.1, whole genome shotgun sequence genomic region harbors:
- the LOC125678558 gene encoding uncharacterized protein LOC125678558 isoform X1, whose amino-acid sequence MITKVSNVDVMGSELWRMARSFLKEKTSANITMCDVQGQFAQLRHNLCRMISFLENGVGHESPKEFVISDGKVFTNTFDRIPVGEFEMSFRREKMTERKKVAIRSSNNRNMLPFYAVPALSQSPYTKQDYNISIKEVLLCSQKLLFHPYDITPIRQHWEPENDAGHEVLCCEFSGLFERGEKQIEVIGCCLKSIMSNVQVKRACVCLKSVVKNYEIGMFYTMTVAMSFADLIERKSSVFVIYDENYKNISEQLCHLLHQKLCTTYSAEFDSSKDIQHPTATALIILSKHIICSLDVINRCFPMLKHLLSVRGLLSFSVYAAHPTRDKTIETSFIDLYEIFKETSMQTTFFHVKRCLAKAKYQCKIDNQDCVLNFAAVKPTVPLKVPKQMLIRHDSAYVVIGGLSGLGWEIMKFLASQKAKIVISMSRRSPSPTVKYRLENLQLLRNTEVWHVNADITDRKNLENAFFDLEHRLAETPLRGIFHGAGVLHDAPVEKLTLDMFDKPLMPKIVGTLNLHHVTKHLELDYFLLHSSVVSLLGNGSQTNYAAGNSFMDAFAHYRRSIGHPAQVINWGLLNVGMGADQNIQSIMGADQNIQSINALNGLFPISTAQITSSLMHALLMNRTQLMVADIDVSIGGIKFEDLQSPRVSSKLQENHNVVNLLQRESQSREDLLDIWIRFVKMSSASVLSVESDEIKESSILLDYGLNSQKAIELVNYLFSHSQIRLPVVYLITGKNTVKAIAEYFLNKAIQTNDTSNEEYVSFSPSYLEQHYFDLLEENENNPHLAIMVDLTISGSLNDKESWKIAALNLIMMNPELRTVFKSTEHGQKRGNRMRLVLDIEDINLQFENVNTEEDLEKTSEKLRKFNPNEDIPVRFVYWQSTHFGCLRLIFNHCAFDNGSVSILAKDLEMIMKYTIAKHTIPDSMVRRAVDPALIMEQNLAGEMENLQSYWKTELLTCNEKHSFTSLSRPDTNCDLEKDLVLSKNCDEKLVMKLEEYAKERKVSLFSLFCTAYQLTLNAFLMNKRVCVINATDMRMHFPELLERAVLCVNYIPLVSPELSANRSIHDIAQDNSERIAVSLSKSNLPFKLMKGMSEFKKSVHSVHMINLEDLTLWNRFDTTSVEMTKFKAEQDTTFETCLSIIIHSERNIELKLQVSTENVGKYNGESILENIERLIYMMPFKSVLHMHDITSTSGIEQEIGNLSSGLISLSLSLSLSLSLSLPENILIIKKNVPLLASFTFLNGKGDRKFKTVHILHSPTFTLEWGRKRKIQIPVINIQRIQGFQFEDLYGISLTLPQSDVKLALKNRRARDAWIAVLEKNLSELNFGTSAVTRL is encoded by the exons ATGATCACAAAGGTTTCTAACGTTGACGTGATGGGCTCTGAATTATGGAGAATGGCTCGTTCTTTCCTCAAAGAAAAAACGTCTGCGAACATTACAATGTGTGACGTACAAGGACAGTTTGCACAGTTACGACATAATCTCTGTAGAATGATATCTTTTCTCGAGAATGGCGTCGGACACGAATCTCCGAAAGAGTTTGTTATTTCGGATGGAAAGGTTTTCACCAATACGTTTGATAGAATTCCTGTAGGTGAGTTTGAGATGTCATTTAGGAGAGAGAAAATGACCGAGAGAAAAAAAGTTGCTATACGATCTTCGAACAATCGCAACATGCTTCCATTTTATGCAGTACCAGCGTTATCACAATCACCGTACACAAAACAAGATTACAATATTTCCATCAAAGAAGTTCTCTTATGCTCACAAAAACTGCTATTTCATCCCTACGATATTACCCCAATAAGGCAACACTGGGAACCTGAAAATGATGCTGGGCATGAGGTTTTATGCTGTGAATTTTCGGGACTATTCGAAAGGGGTGAGAAACAAATTGAGGTTATCGGTTGTTGTTTGAAAAGTATCATGTCAAATGTTCAAGTAAAAAGAGCATGCGTCTGCTTGAAATCAGTCGTAAAAAATTACGAAATCGGAATGTTTTATACCATGACTGTTGCCATGAGCTTTGCAGACCTGATTGAAAGAAAATCTTCAGTTTTTGTGATATACGATGagaattacaaaaatatatcCGAACAACTTTGCCATTTGCTTCATCAAAAGTTATGTACCACATACAGTGCTGAATTTGACTCATCAAAAGACATTCAGCATCCAACTGCAACAGCTTTgataatattatcaaaacacATTATCTGTTCATTGGATGTTATCAATCGCTGCTTTCCCATGTTAAAACATTTGCTGAGTGTTCGCGGATTACTTTCATTCTCAGTCTATGCGGCGCATCCTACCAGAGACAAAACTATAGAAACGTCTTTCATTGATCTTTATGAGATCTTTAAAGAAACATCGATGCAGACCACcttttttcatgtaaaaagaTGCCTAGCCAAAGCCAAATACCAATGTAAAATTGACAATCAGGATTGTGTATTGAATTTTGCTGCAGTTAAACCTACAGTTCCTTTGAAGGTACCTAAACAAATGCTGATTAGACATGATTCTGCATATGTTGTTATCGGGGGACTTTCAGGCTTAGGATGGGAGATAATGAAATTCCTGGCAAGTCAAAAAGCCAAAATTGTGATCAGTATGTCAAGGCGATCGCCATCGCCGACAGTAAAATATCGGCTTGAAAATCTACAGCTTCTTCGAAATACTGAAGTTTGGCACGTGAATGCAGACATTACGGACCGAAAAAATCTTGAGAATGCTTTCTTTGATCTTGAGCACAGGCTAGCAGAAACTCCACTCCGTGGAATATTTCATGGTGCAGGAGTCCTACATGACGCTCCAGTTGAAAAACTTACTCTGGATATGTTTGATAAACCACTCATGCCTAAAATCGTTGGTACCTTGAATCTGCATCATGTAACAAAGCATTTGGAActtgattattttcttttacattcaAGTGTGGTTTCGCTACTTGGAAATGGTTCCCAAACCAATTATGCAGCTGGAAACTCATTCATGGATGCTTTTGCCCATTATCGACGTTCTATTGGACACCCTGCCCAAGTAATTAACTGGGGACTGCTAAACGTTGGCATGGGAGCTGATCAAAATATCCAGTCTATAATGGGAGCTGATCAAAATATTCAGTCTATAAATGCATTGAATGGACTATTTCCAATCAGCACAGCTCAGATCACGTCATCATTAATGCATGCATTGCTGATGAACAGAACACAACTGATGGTGGCGGATATCGATGTTTCTATCGGAGGCATAAAATTTGAGGACTTGCAGTCTCCTCGGGTAAGCAGTAAATTGCAAGAAAACCACAATGTGGTGAATTTACTCCAAAGAGAATCTCAATCTAGAGAAGATTTACTGGATATATGGATTCGTTTTGTCAAAATGTCGTCAGCTTCTGTTCTTTCTGTTGAAAGTGATGAAATAAAAGAGTCATCTATTTTACTTGATTATGGACTAAATTCACAAAAAGCAATAGAGCTTGTCAATTATCTGTTTTCACACAGTCAAATCCGTCTTCCTGTTGTATATCTAATAACAGGTAAAAATACAGTGAAAGCAATTGCAGAATATTTCCTGAATAAGGCAATCCAAACTAACGATACATCAAATGAGGAATATGTGTCATTTAGTCCTTCGTATTTGGAACAACATTACTTTGATCTattagaagaaaatgaaaataatccacaTTTAGCAATCATGGTTGATTTAACAATTAGTGGAAGCCTAAATGACAAGGAGAGTTGGAAGATCGCAGCTCTAAACTTGATAATGATGAATCCAGAATTAAGAACTGTTTTCAAATCAACGGAACATGGACAGAAACGAGGTAACAGAATGCGACTTGTACTGGACATAGAGGACATCAATCTTCaatttgaaaatgtgaatacTGAAGAGGATTTAGAAAAAACTTCAGAAAAATTAAGGAAGTTTAATCCTAATGAAGACATTCCAGTAAGATTTGTGTATTGGCAGTCTACACATTTTGGTTGTCTTCGATTGATTTTCAATCACTGTGCATTTGATAATGGGAGTGTTTCTATCCTTGCAAAAGATTTagaaatgataatgaaatataccATCGCAAAGCACACAATCCCAGATTCAATGGTACGACGTGCAGTCGACCCAGCTTTAATTATGGAACAAAACTTAGCTGGTGAAATGGAAAACCTCCAGTCTTACTGGAAAACAGAGTTGCTAACATGCAACGAGAAGCATAGTTTTACTTCACTGTCCAGACCTGACACAAATTGCGATTTGGAAAAAGACCTGGTACTGTCAAAAAACTGCGATGAAAAATTGGTCATGAAATTAGAGGAGTATGCCAAAGAAAGAAAAGTTTCTCTATTTTCCTTGTTTTGCACAGCCTACCAGCTTACTCTTAACGCCTTTTTAATGAATAAAAGAGTATGTGTTATTAACGCAACGGATATGAGAATGCATTTTCCAGAATTATTAGAGAGAGCagttttatgtgtgaattatATTCCATTAGTATCACCTGAATTGTCGGCAAACCGATCTATTCATGATATTGCCCAAGATAATTCTGAAAGAATAGCTGTCAGTTTATCAAAAAGCAATTTACCATTCAAACTTATGAAAGGAATGTCAGAGTTTAAGAAAAGCGTTCACTCAGTGCACATGATTAATCTTGAGGACCTAACACTATGGAATAGATTTGATACTACCAGTGTTGAAATGACCAAGTTCAAAGCGGAACAAGACACAACTTTCGAGACATGTTTGAGCATAATCATCCACTCCGAAAGGAATATTGAACTCAAACTCCAGGTTTCCACAGAAAACGTTGGGAAATATAATGGCGAGAGTATTCTTGAAAACATAGAAAGATTAATTTACATGATGCCATTCAAATCAGTGTTACATATGCATGACATAACCTCAACATCTGGTATAGAGCAAGAAATCGGAAATTTGTCCTCAGGtttgatctctctctctctctctctctctctctctctctctctctctcttcctgAAAACATACTcataataaagaaaaatgttCCACTTTTAGCATCATTTACCTTCCTCAATGGAAAAGGAGACAGAAAGTTCAAAACGGTACACATATTGCACAGCCCAACTTTTACTCTGGAGTGGGGTCGAAAAAGAAAAATCCAAATCCCTGTGATAAATATTCAACGGATACAAGGTTTTCAGTTTGAAg actTATACGGTATTTCTTTGACATTACCGCAGTCAGACGTCAAGCTAGCGCTGAAAAATCGAAGAGCACGAGATGCTTGGATTGCAGTGCTGGAAAAAAACCTGTCTGAATTGAATTTTGGAACATCTGCTGTCACACGTCTCTAA
- the LOC125678558 gene encoding uncharacterized protein LOC125678558 isoform X2, with translation MITKVSNVDVMGSELWRMARSFLKEKTSANITMCDVQGQFAQLRHNLCRMISFLENGVGHESPKEFVISDGKVFTNTFDRIPVGEFEMSFRREKMTERKKVAIRSSNNRNMLPFYAVPALSQSPYTKQDYNISIKEVLLCSQKLLFHPYDITPIRQHWEPENDAGHEVLCCEFSGLFERGEKQIEVIGCCLKSIMSNVQVKRACVCLKSVVKNYEIGMFYTMTVAMSFADLIERKSSVFVIYDENYKNISEQLCHLLHQKLCTTYSAEFDSSKDIQHPTATALIILSKHIICSLDVINRCFPMLKHLLSVRGLLSFSVYAAHPTRDKTIETSFIDLYEIFKETSMQTTFFHVKRCLAKAKYQCKIDNQDCVLNFAAVKPTVPLKVPKQMLIRHDSAYVVIGGLSGLGWEIMKFLASQKAKIVISMSRRSPSPTVKYRLENLQLLRNTEVWHVNADITDRKNLENAFFDLEHRLAETPLRGIFHGAGVLHDAPVEKLTLDMFDKPLMPKIVGTLNLHHVTKHLELDYFLLHSSVVSLLGNGSQTNYAAGNSFMDAFAHYRRSIGHPAQVINWGLLNVGMGADQNIQSIMGADQNIQSINALNGLFPISTAQITSSLMHALLMNRTQLMVADIDVSIGGIKFEDLQSPRVSSKLQENHNVVNLLQRESQSREDLLDIWIRFVKMSSASVLSVESDEIKESSILLDYGLNSQKAIELVNYLFSHSQIRLPVVYLITGKNTVKAIAEYFLNKAIQTNDTSNEEYVSFSPSYLEQHYFDLLEENENNPHLAIMVDLTISGSLNDKESWKIAALNLIMMNPELRTVFKSTEHGQKRGNRMRLVLDIEDINLQFENVNTEEDLEKTSEKLRKFNPNEDIPVRFVYWQSTHFGCLRLIFNHCAFDNGSVSILAKDLEMIMKYTIAKHTIPDSMVRRAVDPALIMEQNLAGEMENLQSYWKTELLTCNEKHSFTSLSRPDTNCDLEKDLVLSKNCDEKLVMKLEEYAKERKVSLFSLFCTAYQLTLNAFLMNKRVCVINATDMRMHFPELLERAVLCVNYIPLVSPELSANRSIHDIAQDNSERIAVSLSKSNLPFKLMKGMSEFKKSVHSVHMINLEDLTLWNRFDTTSVEMTKFKAEQDTTFETCLSIIIHSERNIELKLQVSTENVGKYNGESILENIERLIYMMPFKSVLHMHDITSTSGIEQEIGNLSSASFTFLNGKGDRKFKTVHILHSPTFTLEWGRKRKIQIPVINIQRIQGFQFEDLYGISLTLPQSDVKLALKNRRARDAWIAVLEKNLSELNFGTSAVTRL, from the exons ATGATCACAAAGGTTTCTAACGTTGACGTGATGGGCTCTGAATTATGGAGAATGGCTCGTTCTTTCCTCAAAGAAAAAACGTCTGCGAACATTACAATGTGTGACGTACAAGGACAGTTTGCACAGTTACGACATAATCTCTGTAGAATGATATCTTTTCTCGAGAATGGCGTCGGACACGAATCTCCGAAAGAGTTTGTTATTTCGGATGGAAAGGTTTTCACCAATACGTTTGATAGAATTCCTGTAGGTGAGTTTGAGATGTCATTTAGGAGAGAGAAAATGACCGAGAGAAAAAAAGTTGCTATACGATCTTCGAACAATCGCAACATGCTTCCATTTTATGCAGTACCAGCGTTATCACAATCACCGTACACAAAACAAGATTACAATATTTCCATCAAAGAAGTTCTCTTATGCTCACAAAAACTGCTATTTCATCCCTACGATATTACCCCAATAAGGCAACACTGGGAACCTGAAAATGATGCTGGGCATGAGGTTTTATGCTGTGAATTTTCGGGACTATTCGAAAGGGGTGAGAAACAAATTGAGGTTATCGGTTGTTGTTTGAAAAGTATCATGTCAAATGTTCAAGTAAAAAGAGCATGCGTCTGCTTGAAATCAGTCGTAAAAAATTACGAAATCGGAATGTTTTATACCATGACTGTTGCCATGAGCTTTGCAGACCTGATTGAAAGAAAATCTTCAGTTTTTGTGATATACGATGagaattacaaaaatatatcCGAACAACTTTGCCATTTGCTTCATCAAAAGTTATGTACCACATACAGTGCTGAATTTGACTCATCAAAAGACATTCAGCATCCAACTGCAACAGCTTTgataatattatcaaaacacATTATCTGTTCATTGGATGTTATCAATCGCTGCTTTCCCATGTTAAAACATTTGCTGAGTGTTCGCGGATTACTTTCATTCTCAGTCTATGCGGCGCATCCTACCAGAGACAAAACTATAGAAACGTCTTTCATTGATCTTTATGAGATCTTTAAAGAAACATCGATGCAGACCACcttttttcatgtaaaaagaTGCCTAGCCAAAGCCAAATACCAATGTAAAATTGACAATCAGGATTGTGTATTGAATTTTGCTGCAGTTAAACCTACAGTTCCTTTGAAGGTACCTAAACAAATGCTGATTAGACATGATTCTGCATATGTTGTTATCGGGGGACTTTCAGGCTTAGGATGGGAGATAATGAAATTCCTGGCAAGTCAAAAAGCCAAAATTGTGATCAGTATGTCAAGGCGATCGCCATCGCCGACAGTAAAATATCGGCTTGAAAATCTACAGCTTCTTCGAAATACTGAAGTTTGGCACGTGAATGCAGACATTACGGACCGAAAAAATCTTGAGAATGCTTTCTTTGATCTTGAGCACAGGCTAGCAGAAACTCCACTCCGTGGAATATTTCATGGTGCAGGAGTCCTACATGACGCTCCAGTTGAAAAACTTACTCTGGATATGTTTGATAAACCACTCATGCCTAAAATCGTTGGTACCTTGAATCTGCATCATGTAACAAAGCATTTGGAActtgattattttcttttacattcaAGTGTGGTTTCGCTACTTGGAAATGGTTCCCAAACCAATTATGCAGCTGGAAACTCATTCATGGATGCTTTTGCCCATTATCGACGTTCTATTGGACACCCTGCCCAAGTAATTAACTGGGGACTGCTAAACGTTGGCATGGGAGCTGATCAAAATATCCAGTCTATAATGGGAGCTGATCAAAATATTCAGTCTATAAATGCATTGAATGGACTATTTCCAATCAGCACAGCTCAGATCACGTCATCATTAATGCATGCATTGCTGATGAACAGAACACAACTGATGGTGGCGGATATCGATGTTTCTATCGGAGGCATAAAATTTGAGGACTTGCAGTCTCCTCGGGTAAGCAGTAAATTGCAAGAAAACCACAATGTGGTGAATTTACTCCAAAGAGAATCTCAATCTAGAGAAGATTTACTGGATATATGGATTCGTTTTGTCAAAATGTCGTCAGCTTCTGTTCTTTCTGTTGAAAGTGATGAAATAAAAGAGTCATCTATTTTACTTGATTATGGACTAAATTCACAAAAAGCAATAGAGCTTGTCAATTATCTGTTTTCACACAGTCAAATCCGTCTTCCTGTTGTATATCTAATAACAGGTAAAAATACAGTGAAAGCAATTGCAGAATATTTCCTGAATAAGGCAATCCAAACTAACGATACATCAAATGAGGAATATGTGTCATTTAGTCCTTCGTATTTGGAACAACATTACTTTGATCTattagaagaaaatgaaaataatccacaTTTAGCAATCATGGTTGATTTAACAATTAGTGGAAGCCTAAATGACAAGGAGAGTTGGAAGATCGCAGCTCTAAACTTGATAATGATGAATCCAGAATTAAGAACTGTTTTCAAATCAACGGAACATGGACAGAAACGAGGTAACAGAATGCGACTTGTACTGGACATAGAGGACATCAATCTTCaatttgaaaatgtgaatacTGAAGAGGATTTAGAAAAAACTTCAGAAAAATTAAGGAAGTTTAATCCTAATGAAGACATTCCAGTAAGATTTGTGTATTGGCAGTCTACACATTTTGGTTGTCTTCGATTGATTTTCAATCACTGTGCATTTGATAATGGGAGTGTTTCTATCCTTGCAAAAGATTTagaaatgataatgaaatataccATCGCAAAGCACACAATCCCAGATTCAATGGTACGACGTGCAGTCGACCCAGCTTTAATTATGGAACAAAACTTAGCTGGTGAAATGGAAAACCTCCAGTCTTACTGGAAAACAGAGTTGCTAACATGCAACGAGAAGCATAGTTTTACTTCACTGTCCAGACCTGACACAAATTGCGATTTGGAAAAAGACCTGGTACTGTCAAAAAACTGCGATGAAAAATTGGTCATGAAATTAGAGGAGTATGCCAAAGAAAGAAAAGTTTCTCTATTTTCCTTGTTTTGCACAGCCTACCAGCTTACTCTTAACGCCTTTTTAATGAATAAAAGAGTATGTGTTATTAACGCAACGGATATGAGAATGCATTTTCCAGAATTATTAGAGAGAGCagttttatgtgtgaattatATTCCATTAGTATCACCTGAATTGTCGGCAAACCGATCTATTCATGATATTGCCCAAGATAATTCTGAAAGAATAGCTGTCAGTTTATCAAAAAGCAATTTACCATTCAAACTTATGAAAGGAATGTCAGAGTTTAAGAAAAGCGTTCACTCAGTGCACATGATTAATCTTGAGGACCTAACACTATGGAATAGATTTGATACTACCAGTGTTGAAATGACCAAGTTCAAAGCGGAACAAGACACAACTTTCGAGACATGTTTGAGCATAATCATCCACTCCGAAAGGAATATTGAACTCAAACTCCAGGTTTCCACAGAAAACGTTGGGAAATATAATGGCGAGAGTATTCTTGAAAACATAGAAAGATTAATTTACATGATGCCATTCAAATCAGTGTTACATATGCATGACATAACCTCAACATCTGGTATAGAGCAAGAAATCGGAAATTTGTCCTCAG CATCATTTACCTTCCTCAATGGAAAAGGAGACAGAAAGTTCAAAACGGTACACATATTGCACAGCCCAACTTTTACTCTGGAGTGGGGTCGAAAAAGAAAAATCCAAATCCCTGTGATAAATATTCAACGGATACAAGGTTTTCAGTTTGAAg actTATACGGTATTTCTTTGACATTACCGCAGTCAGACGTCAAGCTAGCGCTGAAAAATCGAAGAGCACGAGATGCTTGGATTGCAGTGCTGGAAAAAAACCTGTCTGAATTGAATTTTGGAACATCTGCTGTCACACGTCTCTAA